CGACACCGGCCGACCCGCCGGCGCGACGGCATCACCCGAAGATCACGTCGGCGCAGCGATCGACCGGCCCGGCCTGCCTATCATGACTGCATGAACATCATCATCCTGGGGGCCGGCCGCGTCGGGGAGAGCGTGGCCGAGAGCCTGGTCTCCGAGCGCAACGACATCACCGTGATCGACACCGATCCGGCCCGCCTGCGGCTGCTGCAGGACCGGCTCGACCTGCGCGGCGTGACCGGCAACGGCATCCAGCCCTCGGTGCTCGAAACCGCCGGCGCGCGCGACGCCGACATGCTGATCGCCTGCGCCCCGGCCGACGAGACCAACCTGGTGGCCTGCAAGGTGGCGCACGAGCGCTTCGGCATCCAGACCCGCATCGCCCGCATCCGCTCGCCCGAGTTCATGGCCGGCACCGACCTGCTCGGCACCGGCGGTTTCGCGGTCAACGAGGTGATCTGCCCGGAAGAATCGGTCACCCGCTACATCCGCAAGCTGATCGAATACCCCGAGGCGCTGCAGGTGCTCGAGTTTGCCGACGGCGCGGCCAGCCTGATCGCGGTGCGTGCGGTCAGCGGCGGGCCGATGGTGCGCCACATCATCTCGGAGCTGCCGCAGCTGGTGCCGGGCGTGGCGATGCGCTTCGTGGCGATCTACCGGCAGACCGAAGACCACGCCGACGAGCGCGTGGTGTGCGACGGCCGCACCCGCATCGAGCCGGGCGACGAGGTCTTCGTGCTCGCCGCCACCCGCGACATCCGCCGCGTGCTCGACGCGCTGCGCCGGCGCGACGAGCCGGTGCGCCGCGTCATGATCGCCGGCGGCGGCCGGGTCGGGCTGCGGCTGGCACGCGAGATCGCCGACGACTGCCGCATCAAGCTGGTCGAGAGCGCCGCCGCGCGCTGCGAGTACCTCACCACCCAGGTCGCCGACACCGTGCTGGTGCTGCACGGCGACTCGACCGACGAGGACCTGCTCGAACGCGAGCAGATCGACGAGACCGACCTGTTCGTCTCGCTCACCAGCGACGACGAGGACAACATCATGGGCTGCCTGCTGGCCAAGCGCATGGGCGCCAAGCGGGTGCTGGCGCTGATCAACCGGCGTGCCTATGCCGATCTGGTGCAGGGCACGCAGATCGACATCGCGCTGTCGCCGGCGCAGACCGTGATCGGCGAACTGCTTGCGCACGTGCGCCGCGGCGACATCGAGGCGGTCTACAGCCTGCGCCGCGGCGCGGCCGAGGCGCTGGAGGCGGTGGCCCGCGGCGACCGCAAGACCTCGAAGGTGGTGGGCCGGCGCATCGACGAGATCCGGCTGCCCAAGGGCGCCGAGATCGGCGCGCTGGTGCGCGGCGAGCCCGGCGCGGACAACGAGCGCGAGGTGATCATTCCGCACCACGACACCGTGATCGAGCAGAACGACCACGTCATCGTCTTCCTGCCGCGCAAGCGCATGGTGCGCGAGATCGAGAAGCTCTTCCAGGTCAGTGCGACCTTCATGTTCTGACCCCCTCCCGGAGAGTTTCGATGCGCAAGCTGCTTGGCGTGCTGCCGGTGCTCGGCGTGGTGCTGGTGGTGTTCTGCCTGACGATGCTGGTGCCGCTGGCGTTTTCCTGGGTGCAGGACGACGGTGCCCAGTTCGACCACCTGCGCGCGATCGCCAGCACGCTGGCCTGCGGCATCGTGCTGCGACTGCTCGGCCACCGTTATCAGCGCGAACTGCAACCGCGCGACGGCTTCGTGCTGGTCGCGCTGGTCTGGACGGTGCTGCCGGCCTTCGGCGCCTTGCCGCTGTGGCTGGCGATCGACGGCCTGAGCCCCACCGACGCCTATTTCGAGGCGGTGTCGGGCCTCACCACCACCGGCGCCACCGTGCTGACAGGCCTGGAGCGGCTGCCCGTATCGATCAACGTGTGGCGCTGCCTGATGGTGCTGATCGGTGGCATGGGCATCGTGGTGCTGGCGGTGGCCGTGCTTCCGTTGCTGGGCGTGGGTGGCGCCCAGCTCTTCAAGGCCGAGTCCGCCGGTCCGATGAAGGACGAGAAGCTGACCCCGCGCATCGCCGAAACCGCACGCGGGCTGTGGAGCGTCTACTTCGTGTTCGCGGTGGCCTGCTGCCTCGCCTACCGCTGGGCCGGCATGGGCTGGACCGACGCCTTCATGCACATGTGCAGCACGATGGGCCTGGGCGGTTTTGCGGCCTACGACGCCAGCTTCGGCGCCTTCGACTCGCCCCGCATCGAGGCGGTCGCGATCGTCTTCATGCTGCTGGCGGGTATCAACTTCGCGCTCTATTTCATGGCCTTCAAGCGCCGCAGCCTGCGCGGCCTCTGGCGCAACATCGAGGTGCGTGGTTACGTGATCCTGATGTTCGGTGCGGTGATGTTGATCGCGGCCTTCCTGGCCACGCACCAGGTCTACCCCACGTTCGGCGAATCATTGCGGCATGCCGCCTTCAGCGTGGTCTCGGTGGCCACCACCACCGGTTTCGCCACCGTGGACTACGCGCTGTGGCCGGCCTTCGCCCCGGTGCTGATGCTGCTTCTGTGCGGCTTTGCCACCTGCGCGGGCTCGACCGGCGGCGGCATCAAGCTGATCCGTGCGCTGCTGCTGATGAAACAGGCCCAGCGCGAGCTGATCCGCATCGTGCATCCGCGCGCGGTGGTGCCGGTCACGCTGGGTGGCCAGGTCGTGCCGCAGCAGGTGCTGATCTCGGTGATCGCCTACATGCTGGCCTATGGCGCGGTCACTCTCATCGCTTCACTCATGCTGCTGTTCACCGGGCTGGACATGGTCAGCGCCGTCACCGCGGTGATCGCCTGCATCAACAACACCGGGCCCGGCCTGGGGCAGGTCGGCCCCTCGGGGAACTACCAGGGCCTGAGCGACGTGCAGACATGGATCTGCAGCGCCACCATGCTGCTCGGCCGGCTCGAACTGCTGAGCCTGCTGGTGCTGTTCACGCCGACGTTCTGGCGGGCCTGAGGCGCAGCCTGCGCGTCACTGCGGCCGACCGGCGAAGACCCACTGCCCCGGCTCGAATCCCGCGCCCGGCCCCGCCACCCACCGGCCGATGGCTTCGATGGCCTGGCACTGCCGTGCCACCCGCATGTCGGCTTCGAAGGGCCGGTCGCAGCCATAGCGCACGGCCAACTCGCGTGCGGCTGCGCAGCGCAGGCGAGCGTCGGCCTGCGGATCGGCCAGATTGGCCAGCAGCACGGCGGGCGAACAAGGCCGGCCACTGCGGTAGCGCAAGGCCGGATCGAAGCGGGCAGCGTGTTCGCTGAACCATTGCTTCCATTGCGCCTGCTCGGTGCTGAGTTTGTCGACGGTCTCACCATACGGCCGGCCATCGGGCCGTTTGGGCGCTTCGCGGTACCTGTGCCAGGCCTGCAGCTCGTTGCCGATCAGCGCGTCTTCGTTCACCTCTTCGGCCACGAAGACCGCTTGCACCAGCGGCGCGCCGCTGACCCAGTGCAGCGCCAGCGCAGCAGATTCGGCCAACTCGGGCCGGGCCAGGCTGTCGTGCAGCGCGCGCAGCGAGCCGGGGTCGCCCAGCAGCCCGAGGGCCAGCAGATCGGAGGCCGTGGCGCGGCCTGCTTGGGCCGCAGCGGCGAGGGCCCGGGCGGTGTGGCGGTCACCGGCCAGGGCGGTGCGCAGGGCCTGCGGGAAGGTATCGCCCCCGGGCTCGCCCAGAGGCGGCGGCGCGACACCCAGGCGCAGCAGGGCGTCGAGGGCCGCGTCGCGCACGGCGGGGTGTTCGCTGCGCGTGCAGGCTTGAAGCAGGCCCTGCACGCCGGGCTCGCCCAGCAGGCCGAGGGCATCGACGATGCGCTCGAGACCGGCGGCGTGGCCGTGGTTGCGCAGGGCCTGCACGAGCTGCGGCCCGAAGGGCAGCCGGCGTCGACCCGTCACGCTGGCCAGCAGCGGGGTGAGGCGCGCGTCGCGCCGCTCGATGGCCTGGCCGATGAACGGAGCCCAGTCGTCGGGCATCTCGTGGATCAGCGCATCGGCCACGGCCGCAGCCTTCTGCGGGTCGGCCATGTCGAGATCGCGCAGGACGACCGCGAGCAGGCCGCTCTGCTTCTGGCGGCAGCAGATGCAGACGGCGGCATGCAGCTCACCGACATCGCCCTCGGCGGCGCGGCGGCGGCAGACATCGAGCGCCAGCGTGTCTCCGACGACGAGTGCGTCGAGGTGCTCCTCCATGCGCGCTTCGAGGGCGGCGAGGTCCTGCCAGGGTTGGCCGGGCTTGCGCAGCAGCGCGCCGCGCTGTTCGTGGAGAAACGAGAGGTCTTCGAGGTGCTCTTCGTACAACCCGACGTGAAAGGCGCGCAGCGTGGTGGCCATGCGGGTCATGCCTCGTCGTTCGCGGTGGGAGCGGCGTCTTCTT
This portion of the Leptothrix cholodnii SP-6 genome encodes:
- the trkA gene encoding Trk system potassium transporter TrkA, producing MNIIILGAGRVGESVAESLVSERNDITVIDTDPARLRLLQDRLDLRGVTGNGIQPSVLETAGARDADMLIACAPADETNLVACKVAHERFGIQTRIARIRSPEFMAGTDLLGTGGFAVNEVICPEESVTRYIRKLIEYPEALQVLEFADGAASLIAVRAVSGGPMVRHIISELPQLVPGVAMRFVAIYRQTEDHADERVVCDGRTRIEPGDEVFVLAATRDIRRVLDALRRRDEPVRRVMIAGGGRVGLRLAREIADDCRIKLVESAAARCEYLTTQVADTVLVLHGDSTDEDLLEREQIDETDLFVSLTSDDEDNIMGCLLAKRMGAKRVLALINRRAYADLVQGTQIDIALSPAQTVIGELLAHVRRGDIEAVYSLRRGAAEALEAVARGDRKTSKVVGRRIDEIRLPKGAEIGALVRGEPGADNEREVIIPHHDTVIEQNDHVIVFLPRKRMVREIEKLFQVSATFMF
- a CDS encoding TrkH family potassium uptake protein is translated as MRKLLGVLPVLGVVLVVFCLTMLVPLAFSWVQDDGAQFDHLRAIASTLACGIVLRLLGHRYQRELQPRDGFVLVALVWTVLPAFGALPLWLAIDGLSPTDAYFEAVSGLTTTGATVLTGLERLPVSINVWRCLMVLIGGMGIVVLAVAVLPLLGVGGAQLFKAESAGPMKDEKLTPRIAETARGLWSVYFVFAVACCLAYRWAGMGWTDAFMHMCSTMGLGGFAAYDASFGAFDSPRIEAVAIVFMLLAGINFALYFMAFKRRSLRGLWRNIEVRGYVILMFGAVMLIAAFLATHQVYPTFGESLRHAAFSVVSVATTTGFATVDYALWPAFAPVLMLLLCGFATCAGSTGGGIKLIRALLLMKQAQRELIRIVHPRAVVPVTLGGQVVPQQVLISVIAYMLAYGAVTLIASLMLLFTGLDMVSAVTAVIACINNTGPGLGQVGPSGNYQGLSDVQTWICSATMLLGRLELLSLLVLFTPTFWRA
- a CDS encoding HEAT repeat domain-containing protein, giving the protein MTRMATTLRAFHVGLYEEHLEDLSFLHEQRGALLRKPGQPWQDLAALEARMEEHLDALVVGDTLALDVCRRRAAEGDVGELHAAVCICCRQKQSGLLAVVLRDLDMADPQKAAAVADALIHEMPDDWAPFIGQAIERRDARLTPLLASVTGRRRLPFGPQLVQALRNHGHAAGLERIVDALGLLGEPGVQGLLQACTRSEHPAVRDAALDALLRLGVAPPPLGEPGGDTFPQALRTALAGDRHTARALAAAAQAGRATASDLLALGLLGDPGSLRALHDSLARPELAESAALALHWVSGAPLVQAVFVAEEVNEDALIGNELQAWHRYREAPKRPDGRPYGETVDKLSTEQAQWKQWFSEHAARFDPALRYRSGRPCSPAVLLANLADPQADARLRCAAARELAVRYGCDRPFEADMRVARQCQAIEAIGRWVAGPGAGFEPGQWVFAGRPQ